From a region of the Methanolobus tindarius DSM 2278 genome:
- the acsC gene encoding acetyl-CoA decarbonylase/synthase complex subunit gamma: MKINSPLEAYKFLPATNCGECGEATCMAFAAHLIDRSHKLTDCKPILEAKFKKKYEELDALLAPEIREVEIGVGDKIVKIGGDDVLYRHKLTFFNQTAYAYDVTDSMDEKDLVERVKYVQDFKKFYVGNFLTVDMVAVRCTSKDPAKFAAAVKKVVETTDLPIILCSFDPAVLKAGLEVSKDRNPLLYAANKDNWKEVGELALEYDVPVTLFAPDDLDMLKTLAKTFAEMGTEKLVLDPGTFPTGKQLKQTLTNFLKVRRAGIDGDREIAYPIMAVPFTAWMAHDDPVSASYWETVVASVFTIKYGDIMILHSTEPYAMLPELHIRDTIYTDPRKPVTVDPGMYKVGEPTADSPVLVTTNFALTYYTVESDIASNKIDCFLWAIDTDGIGVEAAVAGGQLTAEKIKKGIEDSGFDLKKDTSHNTVVIPGLAARLQGDVEDATGANVMVGPADSGRIPGWMEKNWPPQKK; the protein is encoded by the coding sequence ATGAAAATTAACAGTCCACTGGAAGCTTACAAATTCCTGCCAGCTACTAACTGTGGTGAATGTGGTGAAGCTACATGTATGGCTTTTGCAGCACACCTCATCGACAGGTCACACAAACTGACTGACTGTAAGCCAATCCTTGAAGCAAAATTCAAGAAGAAGTACGAAGAGCTTGACGCACTTCTTGCTCCTGAGATCAGGGAAGTTGAGATCGGTGTCGGTGACAAGATCGTAAAGATCGGTGGAGATGATGTTCTCTACAGGCACAAGCTTACATTCTTCAACCAGACCGCATATGCATACGATGTAACCGACAGCATGGATGAGAAGGATCTCGTTGAGAGGGTAAAGTACGTCCAGGACTTCAAGAAGTTCTATGTAGGAAACTTCCTCACCGTAGACATGGTTGCAGTACGTTGCACATCCAAAGACCCTGCTAAGTTTGCAGCAGCAGTTAAGAAGGTAGTTGAGACAACAGACCTGCCAATCATTCTCTGTTCATTCGATCCTGCAGTCTTAAAGGCTGGTCTTGAGGTATCAAAGGACAGGAACCCACTGCTCTACGCAGCAAACAAGGACAACTGGAAAGAAGTCGGGGAACTCGCACTTGAGTACGATGTACCTGTAACACTCTTTGCACCAGATGATCTTGACATGCTCAAGACACTGGCAAAGACCTTTGCAGAAATGGGTACCGAGAAACTTGTACTCGATCCGGGAACATTCCCAACCGGCAAGCAGCTCAAACAGACACTTACCAATTTCCTCAAGGTACGCAGGGCTGGAATTGACGGTGACCGTGAGATAGCTTACCCAATTATGGCAGTTCCGTTCACAGCATGGATGGCTCACGATGACCCTGTAAGTGCATCTTACTGGGAAACAGTGGTTGCTTCAGTATTCACCATCAAGTACGGTGATATAATGATCCTCCACAGCACAGAGCCTTATGCAATGCTGCCTGAACTGCACATCCGTGACACAATCTATACTGACCCAAGAAAGCCGGTCACAGTAGATCCGGGTATGTACAAGGTAGGAGAACCAACCGCAGATTCACCAGTTCTCGTTACAACCAACTTTGCTCTCACATACTACACAGTAGAGAGTGATATCGCATCCAACAAGATCGACTGTTTCCTCTGGGCAATTGATACCGACGGTATCGGTGTAGAGGCTGCAGTAGCCGGTGGGCAGCTTACCGCCGAGAAGATCAAGAAGGGAATCGAGGATTCCGGATTCGATCTGAAGAAGGACACAAGCCACAACACTGTTGTCATCCCCGGACTTGCAGCACGTCTGCAGGGTGATGTGGAAGATGCAACAGGTGCTAATGTGATGGTAGGTCCTGCAGATTCCGGTAGGATCCCTGGCTGGATGGAAAAGAACTGGCCACCACAGAAGAAATAA
- the cdhD gene encoding CO dehydrogenase/acetyl-CoA synthase subunit delta — MTKKMKLSQLSDILQDLDVESLEGVTIEGDIELNITGGGGLNPALAYALGNEISQISLHMANIGRMLGFPAEQLFASAFGLGEMPQPEALPTSPKIQELLASKFEVAKVDNWKNPIQEVTLGATSGDGGSRKSTVTIGGENALPYYFDAEMPHRNYVTMDVFDMPIGMAKAVKGNYEDVINDPAEWAKKVVRDFNADMVTIHLISTDPLINDTPAKEAAKVVEDVLQAVDVPIVIGGSGNPEKDPEVLERAAEVAEGERVLLASASLNLDYERIAKAAMDYGHNVLSWTQLEINAQKELNRKLMKQCNVPRERIVMDPTTAALGYGLDYAYTNMERIRLAGLMGDDELTFPMSSGTTNAWGAREAWMVSSPLNQDSDWGPREYRGPIWEIVTGLALSLAGNDMFMMMHPTSVQVLKEITQTLYGSIESEEIDITNWIGAEV; from the coding sequence ATGACAAAGAAAATGAAATTATCACAGCTCAGTGATATTTTGCAGGACCTCGATGTGGAGTCACTTGAAGGTGTGACCATCGAAGGTGACATCGAGCTTAATATCACAGGCGGTGGAGGTCTTAATCCTGCACTCGCTTATGCACTGGGAAATGAGATCTCCCAGATATCCCTGCACATGGCCAACATCGGAAGGATGCTTGGATTCCCTGCTGAACAGTTGTTCGCATCTGCTTTCGGACTTGGCGAGATGCCACAGCCAGAAGCACTTCCAACTTCTCCGAAGATACAGGAACTCCTTGCTTCCAAATTTGAGGTTGCAAAGGTAGACAACTGGAAGAACCCAATTCAGGAAGTAACACTTGGTGCAACATCAGGTGATGGTGGCTCAAGGAAGAGCACTGTGACCATTGGTGGAGAGAATGCACTTCCATATTACTTCGATGCAGAAATGCCACACAGAAACTACGTCACAATGGATGTTTTCGACATGCCAATAGGTATGGCTAAGGCAGTAAAAGGCAACTACGAGGATGTTATCAACGACCCTGCCGAATGGGCAAAGAAAGTCGTGCGTGACTTTAACGCAGACATGGTAACAATTCACCTTATCTCAACTGACCCGCTAATCAACGACACCCCTGCAAAGGAAGCAGCAAAGGTTGTCGAAGATGTACTTCAGGCAGTTGACGTACCAATCGTTATCGGTGGTTCAGGTAATCCTGAGAAGGACCCTGAAGTACTCGAAAGGGCAGCAGAAGTTGCAGAAGGAGAGAGAGTACTCCTTGCGTCCGCAAGTCTGAACCTTGACTACGAGAGGATTGCAAAGGCAGCAATGGACTATGGACACAACGTACTTTCCTGGACACAGCTTGAGATCAACGCTCAGAAAGAGCTTAACAGGAAACTTATGAAGCAGTGTAATGTCCCAAGGGAAAGAATTGTAATGGATCCAACAACAGCTGCACTTGGTTATGGTCTTGACTACGCTTACACCAACATGGAGCGTATAAGGCTTGCAGGTCTTATGGGCGACGACGAACTGACATTCCCAATGTCATCCGGTACCACCAATGCATGGGGTGCTCGTGAGGCATGGATGGTCTCATCCCCGCTTAACCAGGACTCTGACTGGGGACCAAGGGAGTACCGTGGACCTATCTGGGAGATCGTCACAGGTCTTGCACTCTCACTTGCAGGTAACGATATGTTCATGATGATGCACCCAACATCTGTACAGGTGCTCAAGGAAATTACACAGACACTCTACGGTTCAATCGAGTCCGAAGAGATAGACATCACCAACTGGATTGGAGCGGAGGTGTGA